The Thermothielavioides terrestris NRRL 8126 chromosome 2, complete sequence genome includes a region encoding these proteins:
- a CDS encoding glycoside hydrolase family 47 protein (CAZy_ID 269931) — MTAVDRRLGRVLLAAAVFLLSLRLLLPAGPRHLKTSHPQINFRPSSFDWTSVAQRYPVSSIRPLPTGRPKQFPPVQHAFRGYVHDATTKRRQEAVRAAFVRSWDSYKTYAWLQDELAPVSGGGKTTFGGWAATLVDSLDTLWIMGLEDEFYVAAAAAAQLDWANTTETAVNVFETTIRHLGGLLGAYELSGVPALLKKATELGDMLYMAFDTPNRIPGFWLNFQNAKQGLQTAGTNDPSASPCSLSLEFTRLSLLTGDAKFYDAVARISDFLERTQSQSKLPGMWPKLINFHDETVDDDNGFTLGALADSLYEYLPKMAALLGGRVPSYEKMYRAAMRVAKEHLLFRPMVAEHDEEGRNILFAGDAYVHPDHIDHVPEGQHLSCFTGGMFALGGKLFNVPDHVAIGERLARGCAWAYDAFPTGLMPEIFNIVPCSSIDGPCPWDEERWQKEGDQKLKKGFKNARDPRYILRPEAIESVFLLYRMTGKEDLRDLAWRMFEAVMGATKTALANSAIADVTVEGETTKTDSMESFFLAETLKYFYLIFSPPDLINLDEFVLNTEAHPLRRAK; from the exons ATGACCGCTGTCGATCGTCGCCTCGGCCGAGtcctccttgccgccgccgtcttcctgCTTTCTCTCCGCCTTCTTCTGCCTGCTGGACCACGGCATCTGAAGACCAGTCATCCCCAGATCAATTTCAGGCCGAGCAGTTTTGACTGGACGTCGGTGGCCCAGAGATACCCCGTGTCGTCGATCCGACCTCTACCCACCGGCCGTCCAAAACAGTTTCCCCCAGTCCAACATGCCTTTCGAGGCTACGTGCACGATGCAACCACGAAACGCCGACAGGAGGCCGTCCGGGCTGCCTTCGTCCGGAGCTGGGATAGCTACAAGACGTACGCCTGGCTGCAGGACGAGTTGGCCCCCGTGAGCGGCGGGGGAAAGACTACGTTCGGCGGCTGGGCAGCAACCCTGGTGGACTCGCTCGACACGCTTTGGATCATGGGACTCGAAGACGAATTCTacgtcgctgctgccgctgcagcccAGCTGGACTGGGCCAACACGACTGAAACGGCCGTCAATGTCTTCGAGACGACAATCCGCCATCTCGGTGGCCTGCTGGGTGCTTACGAGCTGAGTGGTGTGCCGGCCTTGCTCAAAAAAGCCACAGAGTTGGGCGACATGCTCTACATGGCTTTCGACACTCCGAACCGCATTCCAGGCTTTTGGCTCAACTTCCAGAACGCGAAGCAAGGACTGCAAACGGCCGGCACGAACGACCCGTCCGCGAGCCCCTGCTCGCTTTCGCTCGAGTTCACGCGGCTCTCGCTCCTGACGGGCGATGCCAAGTTTTACGACGCCGTTGCCCGGATTTCCGACTTTCTTGAGCGGACACAGAGCCAGTCCAAGCTCCCTGGCATGTGGCCGAAACTGATCAACTTCCATGACGAGACTGTCGATGATGACAATGGGTTCACTCTGGGCGCTCTGGCAGACTCGCTATACGAGTATCTTCCCAAGATGGCGGCCTTGCTCGGTGGCCGGGTGCCCAGCTACGAGAAGATGTACCGCGCTGCGATGCGCGTTGCCAAGGAGCACCTCTTGTTCCGGCCTATGGTCGCCGAGCACGACGAGGAGGGTAGAAACATCCTCTTCGCGGGCGATGCGTATGTCCATCCCGACCACATTGACCATGTGCCCGAGGGCCAGCACCTCTCGTGCTTTACTGGAGGCATGTTTGCCCTCGGCGGAAAGTTATTCAACGTTCCCGACCACGTCGCCATCGGCGAACGGCTCGCCCGCGGCTGTGCGTGGGCATACGACGCGTTCCCGACGGGCCTGATGCCCGAGATCTTCAACATCGTCCCGTGTTCTTCCATCGACGGTCCATGTCCCTGGGACGAGGAGCGGTGGCAGAAGGAAGGCGACCAGAAGCTCAAGAAGGGTTTCAAAAATGCCAGGGATCCACGTTACATTCTCCGGCCAGAGGCTATCGAAAGCGTCTTCCTCCTGTACAGGATGACGGGTAAGGAAGACCTCAGGGATCTGGCATGGCGCATGTTTGAGGCTGTCATGGGCGCAACGAAGACGGCCCTTGCCAATTCGGCAATTGCCGATGTGACGGTCGAGGGTGAGACTACCAAGACCGACTCAATGGAG AGCTTCTTTTTAGCGGAAACACTCAAGTACTTCTACTTGATTTTCTCGCCGCCCGACCTCATCAACCTTGATGAGTTCGTCCTCAACACCGAAGCGCATCCGCTCAGGCGAGCCAAATAG